In Xenorhabdus nematophila ATCC 19061, one DNA window encodes the following:
- a CDS encoding helix-turn-helix transcriptional regulator: MTIRYNTPTPEERRSILSEYGEPYDRLVREKERHHITSISRTSAWKLENEGRFPARKPLGRNSCAWLLSDLLHWVRNPPTVDNVNNPYSRKPAN, from the coding sequence ATGACCATTCGATACAACACACCTACACCAGAAGAACGCCGCTCTATCCTGTCCGAGTATGGCGAACCTTATGATCGCCTTGTCCGCGAAAAGGAACGCCATCACATTACCTCTATTTCCAGAACGTCAGCGTGGAAACTGGAGAATGAAGGTCGCTTCCCCGCCCGTAAGCCATTAGGCCGCAATTCCTGTGCTTGGTTACTAAGTGATTTGCTGCATTGGGTGCGCAACCCGCCAACAGTGGACAATGTAAATAACCCATACAGCCGTAAACCTGCTAATTAA
- a CDS encoding YlcI/YnfO family protein, translating into MRRMATGHKNNKSGYKGIRFPHELIEEINDSVEASKPSSSSANFSAWVIDACERKLKSEKRKAKASSEQ; encoded by the coding sequence ATGAGGCGTATGGCGACAGGACATAAGAACAACAAATCAGGGTACAAAGGAATTCGTTTTCCCCATGAGCTAATCGAAGAAATAAACGATAGTGTGGAGGCGAGCAAGCCCTCTAGCTCAAGTGCTAATTTTTCTGCATGGGTCATTGATGCCTGTGAGCGAAAACTCAAATCAGAAAAGCGCAAAGCCAAAGCATCATCTGAGCAGTAA
- a CDS encoding phage antirepressor Ant produces the protein MEKLTALIGSGQTHSKNNQSDISELSFTEILPVIQGNNNGQMINGVSAKALHEALGVGRDFSTWIDRRIAEYGFIEGVDFLTFDSPEWGNQNTENEQWTSKRGGDRRSKDYFLSLGMAKELGMVERTEQGRLIRLYFIECERRLKAVAPEEHKAALMNWRKNRVTACEDHKSMADAMKGYIGRTGDNQKGFAYSNESRFINKLVLGTDPIRWAKNKGIKSKEVRDNMTTEQLQLLAYLESRNCTLLDLDTPTEKRKAQLTELAQRWLAQRMEFK, from the coding sequence ATGGAAAAATTAACTGCCTTGATTGGCAGCGGTCAAACTCACTCTAAAAACAATCAGAGCGATATTAGTGAGTTATCTTTTACTGAAATATTACCTGTTATTCAGGGCAATAATAACGGGCAAATGATTAATGGCGTGAGCGCAAAAGCATTACATGAAGCATTGGGCGTGGGGCGTGATTTTTCCACTTGGATTGATAGGCGTATTGCTGAATATGGCTTTATTGAAGGTGTCGATTTTTTAACCTTTGATTCCCCAGAATGGGGGAACCAAAATACAGAAAATGAACAATGGACATCGAAGCGCGGAGGTGACAGGCGTAGTAAAGATTATTTCCTGTCTCTGGGTATGGCTAAAGAATTGGGAATGGTGGAACGCACCGAACAAGGCCGTCTGATCCGACTGTATTTCATTGAGTGTGAACGACGCCTGAAAGCTGTCGCACCAGAAGAACACAAAGCCGCACTAATGAACTGGCGTAAAAATCGCGTAACGGCATGTGAAGATCATAAAAGCATGGCGGATGCGATGAAAGGCTATATCGGACGCACTGGAGATAATCAAAAGGGTTTTGCTTACAGCAATGAATCCCGGTTCATCAATAAGCTGGTATTGGGAACAGACCCTATCAGATGGGCTAAGAATAAGGGTATTAAGTCCAAAGAAGTCAGGGACAACATGACGACAGAGCAGTTACAGCTACTGGCTTATCTGGAATCACGTAACTGCACATTGCTTGATTTGGATACTCCGACAGAGAAGCGAAAAGCACAATTAACGGAACTGGCTCAGCGCTGGCTAGCACAGCGCATGGAGTTCAAGTAA
- a CDS encoding DUF6387 family protein, whose translation MAANESVEPTKIIDMTRLKNTINDYIDKNNIRNSLRGQKASVSMIANHIYDYHNKILINLNLDYPNEILLDDIKKLLPIWREELKIDSSLSQSIKSWDVVKRKIFEYKVFPIIDLMCWEMISGVKITNKKIAQSVFKYGEYDSINITQTIKPFIENLMDDFSIEKYQRIIT comes from the coding sequence ATGGCGGCAAACGAATCCGTAGAGCCGACAAAAATTATCGACATGACAAGATTAAAAAACACCATCAATGATTATATAGATAAAAATAACATAAGAAACTCATTAAGAGGTCAAAAAGCCTCTGTAAGTATGATTGCTAATCATATTTATGATTATCATAATAAGATATTAATTAATTTGAATTTAGACTATCCTAATGAAATATTACTCGATGATATTAAAAAACTATTACCTATATGGAGAGAAGAGTTAAAAATTGATTCTTCTTTATCACAATCAATTAAGTCATGGGATGTAGTCAAAAGAAAAATATTCGAATATAAAGTTTTCCCAATCATTGATCTGATGTGCTGGGAGATGATTTCTGGTGTGAAAATTACAAATAAAAAAATCGCTCAATCCGTATTCAAATATGGAGAGTATGACTCGATAAATATTACTCAGACAATAAAGCCATTTATAGAAAATTTGATGGATGATTTTTCTATAGAAAAATATCAGAGAATAATTACTTAG